The segment CCTAGCTTCATCATCAGGTCAACATAGTATTGTGCAAGACCGCGAAGTACTTTCATAACCACCCCTTAGTTAAATTCTCACTGAATCATATATCAAACAGGGCTGTTTCGGATGGGGTTTCATACGAAATATCGATCCTGCTCATTAAATCGTCTGTCACAATGGGATATTCACCCGCGTATTAGTAACTTTATTACGATAATCACTATTTATATCAATGCTATCAAAGTAAACTTTAATTTATATCATTCCCGTAAAAGAATTTGGCAGGAAAGGTGCCTATGTCCTCTTCAAATATGGGTTCGCCTCGTCTTGAACCTCGAAAAAAAGCGCTGACGATCCGCAAAATTGAGTTTGTGGAAATTTACCAGCCAATGAGCGGCATTGAAGCTCAGCATCAAGCCCAGCGTTGCTTATCTTGCGGGAGCCCCTATTGTGAGTGGAAATGCCCGCTCCATAACCCTATCCCGAATTGGTTAAAACTAGCTGGAGAAGGTCGAATTCTTGAGGCAGCGGAGCTTTGTCATCACACCAACAGCTTGCCAGAAATTTGCGGTCGAATTTGCCCGCAAGAACGATTGTGTGAAGCCGCTTGTGTCCTGAATGAAACCTTTGGTTCTGTCACGATTGGGCATTTGGAGCGCTATATTACCGATACTGCGTTTGAACAAGGTTGGCGCCCTGACCTTTCCCATGTTAGGGAAACCGATAAGCGAGTCGCGATTATCGGTGCAGGCCCCGCAGGTCTTTCCTGTGCCGATGTGTTGGCTCGCCACGGCGTTCAAGCAACGGTGTTTGATAAACATCCTGAAATCGGCGGGTTACTCACTTTTGGTATACCTGCCTTTAAGTTAGAAAAGTCAATAATGCAGCATCGTCGACGCATTTTTGAAGAAATGGGGATTATCTTCAAACTCAACACCGAGATTGGGCAACATATCCCGTTAGAAACGTTACTCAATGAATTTGATGCTGTTTTTATTGGAACCGGCACCCATCACCCAGTTTCAGGCAATCTCCTCAACGAAAACGCTATAGGTGTTTATCAAGCACTTCCTTATTTAGTGGGCAATGCACGTCATTTATTAGGTTACGCTGACGATCCCCGATATCCTTACGTATCACTGGAAAATAAGAATGTGATTGTGATGGGCGCAGGAGATACCGCGATGGATTGTGTCCGTAGCGCTATTCGCCAAGGAGCCAACCAGGTCAGTTGTGTCTATCGAGGTGACTCTTCAGAAATGCCAGCAACACCGCGAGAAGTCCTACACGCCCAAGAGGAAGGCGTACAGTTTCATTTTCACTTACAACCCATTGGGGTTAACACTAACTCCGAGGGGCAACTTATCGGTGTTCATTTCACCAACACACTATCGAATTCCACTAAATTGGAAGAAATTACACACTCTGCTGATGTGGTCATTATTGCGTTTGGTTTTGAATCTGACGATATGCCGTGGATTAGCGCACATTCCATACAGCGCGATACGAGCGGTAGAATAATTGCCCCTCGTCATCATCATTATGCTTACCAGACTTCACACCCTAAAATTTTTGCAGGGGGGGATGTGGTACACGGTTCTGATTTAGTGGTAACAGCAATTGCCGAAGGGCGTGGAGCCGCAGAAGGAATAATGAGTTTTCTTCAGGTATAAAAAAAGAGGAATTTCTTCCTCTTTTCAGCATTGACTATTCAATCTTCATTGCCACGATTTGTGTTTATTTCACAACCCGTAACGCTGGACGACCTTTCGGTGGTCTTGGTGGCTCATCATCTGGGAATGAAGGCTCTTCAGTTTGAGTGGCTTCATCATGAACCAATACGATGTTGTCAGACAGTGCTTCATCAGTTGTGTTCTCTTCCCCATCAAAGTGCTCATCATAAGCTGCTTCCGGTTCAAACATCATACCAGCGCCATTTTCACGCGCATATACCGCCATGATAGCCGCCATTGGTACATAAACCTGACGAGGTACACCACCGAATCTCGCATTAAACCGCACTTCTTCGTTGGTAATTTCAAAGTTACCAACTGCACGTGGGGCAACATTTAAAACAATTTGCCCATCACGCGCAAATTCCATTGGAACATTCACCATGGGAAGAGTGACATCAACCACCAAATGCGGAGTCATATCGTTATCCAGCAACCACTCATAGTGGGCGCGCAGCAGATAAGGGCGACGTGGTGTCATTGGTGTCATTTCCATCATCCGACTTAGCCTCGTGCTGACTGGCGCATTTCACGCTCTAATTCAGTTAATGATGCTAAAAATGAATCGCGTTCAAATACACGCTGCATGTACATCTGTAAATGTTTGCTGATTGCAGGCTTTAATTCGATCCCTAACACAGGTAAGCGCCATAACAACGGTGCTAAATAGCAATCGGCTAAGCTGAATTCATCACTCATAAAGTATTGCATGTGTTCAAATGTCGGAGAGACTGCGATCAGCTCTTCAGCTAATTGACGACGCGCACTTTCAGCTTCTTGTGCAGTTCCTTTCTCGATTTTTGTCATCAGTGAATACCAGTCTTTTTGGATACGGTGCATCAGCTGACGGCTAATACCACGTGCAACTGGATAAACTGGCATTAACGGTGGATGAGGGAAGCGCTCATCAAGGTATTCCATGATGATATGTGGGTCATACAGAGTCAGATCGCGATCCACCAGCGTTGGTACGCTTTGATACGGGTTAAGATCAATAAGGTCTTGAGGCAGGTGACCAGGCTCGACATGTTCAATCTCAACACTAACACCTTTTTCAGCGAGTACGATGCGTACTTGATGGCTAAAAATATCAGTAGGGCCTGAAAACAATGTCATTACCGAACGTTTATTAGGAGCAACAGCCATTAAAACCTCCAAATGATAAAAATAATGATCCTTAAATAAGGATTAATTCATTATTTCCATTTTTAAAATCCCATGTACTTAACCTTCAAGATCCATTTTGAAAGTCAGCACAACCCTCTCGCTTCATGAAAGCGAGAAATAATCAAATAAAAAACTGGGGCATAGTCTAACAGATTTTGTACAGCTTAGGGGGCTAACCTAGAGAAAATCATCGGTTAATTTTATTAGAGGAGAATATCCACATTAAAATCAGCATTATCAGCTTTTGATTTTTGATAATTAAAAATTAAAACCTTAAAGCCAACTCCATGGTTAATGAGTTATATTTTTACTGTATTTGAGATATGACGCAAAATGAGAGTGGAATAATAGAATAATATTTTCTGCCTGTCTTTATTTTAATTAAATCATGATGGCTCAATATTTGATTTATTTTAGGCAATAAAAAACCCGCCATAAAGACGGGCTTTTTCATCAATTTTATGCCCAGAAGGCAATAAATTAACGTTTGGAGAACTGTGGACGACGACGTGCTTTACGCAGACCCACTTTCTTACGTTCAACAGAACGCGCATCACGGGTAACGAAACCAGCTTTACGCAGATCAGAACGAAGAGTCTCGTCATAAGCCATCAGTGCACGTGTAATACCGTGACGGATTGCGCCTGCCTGACCAGAGATACCACCACCTTTAACAGTGATGTACAGGTCCAGTTTTTCTAACATTTCAACCAGTTCTAACGGCTGACGAACTACCATGCGCGCAGTTTCGCGACCAAAGTATTGTTCCAGTGTACGTTGATTGATTGTGATGTTACCGCTACCCGGCTTAATAAAGACACGAGCAGATGAGCTTTTGCGGCGACCAGTGCCGTAGTATTGATTTTCAGCCATTGCTATAATCCCGATTAAATGTCAAGAACTTGCGGTTGTTGTGCCGCGTGGTTGTGCTCATTACCTGCGTAAACTTTCAGTTTACGGTACATTGCACGACCCAGAGGTCCTTTTGGCAACATGCCTTTAACCGCGATTTCAAGCACACGCTCAGGACTACGAGCAATCATCTCTTCGAAAGTTGCTTGCTTGATTCCACCAATATGGCCAGTGTGGCGATAGTAGATTTTGTCTTCGCGTTTTTTGCCGGTAACAGCAATTTTTTCTGCATTCAGAACGATGATGTAATCACCAGTATCCACGTGCGGAGTATATTCCGCTTTATGCTTACCGCGCAGACGGCTAGCAATTTCAGTTGCAAGACGGCCTAAAGTTTTGCCATCTGCATCAACAACATACCAGTCG is part of the Providencia zhijiangensis genome and harbors:
- the sspA gene encoding stringent starvation protein SspA — protein: MAVAPNKRSVMTLFSGPTDIFSHQVRIVLAEKGVSVEIEHVEPGHLPQDLIDLNPYQSVPTLVDRDLTLYDPHIIMEYLDERFPHPPLMPVYPVARGISRQLMHRIQKDWYSLMTKIEKGTAQEAESARRQLAEELIAVSPTFEHMQYFMSDEFSLADCYLAPLLWRLPVLGIELKPAISKHLQMYMQRVFERDSFLASLTELEREMRQSARG
- the rplM gene encoding 50S ribosomal protein L13, which translates into the protein MKTFTAKPETVKRDWYVVDADGKTLGRLATEIASRLRGKHKAEYTPHVDTGDYIIVLNAEKIAVTGKKREDKIYYRHTGHIGGIKQATFEEMIARSPERVLEIAVKGMLPKGPLGRAMYRKLKVYAGNEHNHAAQQPQVLDI
- the rpsI gene encoding 30S ribosomal protein S9, which codes for MAENQYYGTGRRKSSSARVFIKPGSGNITINQRTLEQYFGRETARMVVRQPLELVEMLEKLDLYITVKGGGISGQAGAIRHGITRALMAYDETLRSDLRKAGFVTRDARSVERKKVGLRKARRRPQFSKR
- the sspB gene encoding ClpXP protease specificity-enhancing factor; protein product: MMEMTPMTPRRPYLLRAHYEWLLDNDMTPHLVVDVTLPMVNVPMEFARDGQIVLNVAPRAVGNFEITNEEVRFNARFGGVPRQVYVPMAAIMAVYARENGAGMMFEPEAAYDEHFDGEENTTDEALSDNIVLVHDEATQTEEPSFPDDEPPRPPKGRPALRVVK
- a CDS encoding FAD-dependent oxidoreductase — encoded protein: MSSSNMGSPRLEPRKKALTIRKIEFVEIYQPMSGIEAQHQAQRCLSCGSPYCEWKCPLHNPIPNWLKLAGEGRILEAAELCHHTNSLPEICGRICPQERLCEAACVLNETFGSVTIGHLERYITDTAFEQGWRPDLSHVRETDKRVAIIGAGPAGLSCADVLARHGVQATVFDKHPEIGGLLTFGIPAFKLEKSIMQHRRRIFEEMGIIFKLNTEIGQHIPLETLLNEFDAVFIGTGTHHPVSGNLLNENAIGVYQALPYLVGNARHLLGYADDPRYPYVSLENKNVIVMGAGDTAMDCVRSAIRQGANQVSCVYRGDSSEMPATPREVLHAQEEGVQFHFHLQPIGVNTNSEGQLIGVHFTNTLSNSTKLEEITHSADVVIIAFGFESDDMPWISAHSIQRDTSGRIIAPRHHHYAYQTSHPKIFAGGDVVHGSDLVVTAIAEGRGAAEGIMSFLQV